AAGTTCTGACGGCACGACTGCGAACAATACCGCTGTGGAAATCAATTTGTATGACACTAAATACACCGGCGTGGAAAATGTTGTTGGCGGTGGCGGCCGTGATACCTTGCGTGGTTCCAGTCTCGCTGAAACTTTGGATGGCGGCAACGGCGGCGATATCCTTTGGGGCGGCGCCGGCAACGATTCGTTGACCGGCGGCGCGGGTAATGATACATACTGGTTTGGCACCGGCGACGGCTTGGACAGCATAGTGGCAATCGGCGGCGGCGGCGCTGATGGTGCTACTGATGCTGACGTATATAATTTTTACGATTCTACCTTCTCAGATTTGAGCTTTGCTTATAACGGCGCAGACTTGGTGGTTACTGTTGGCCCTGTAACCAATTATGACGCACTTAATATTCAAGCTTATAATAATGCCGCCACTAACGGCGCTAAAATATTCCAAACCAGCGACCTTACTTTTAGACTGCTTGCTAGCAGTGCTGGGCCTATACCTACAGGTACTACCGCAGTTGAGTATGTCCGCGATTTCGTCGGTGCTGGTGGTGTACCTCTTCTTGACGGCGGCGGCGGTGCCGATACTGTGGTCGGCGGCGACGCCGGCAACACATTTGCTTATTATGCCGATACCGCCAGATATATCGGCGGTTCATCCACTCTTGACGTACTGACTGCAGCTACTTCTGCTGACGGCGTGGAAATTAACCTGTATGACACCAAATACAGCGGTATTGAGAAAGTGACCGGCAGTACTCATGCCGATACCCTTCGCGGCACTAGCCTTGCTGATAGCCTTACTGGTGGTGGCGGTGCCGACAATCTCTGGGGCGGCGCCGGTAACGATACACTGACTGGAACTGCCGGAGCTTCTGATACTTACTGGTTTGGAACTACCGATGGAAACGATACGATTACAGCGGCTGGCGCTGATGCCAGTGACTATATCTTCCTTTACGACGTATCCGACGCCCATGCGCAAATCACCAGCATGGGCATAGAAGGTGCTGACTTAGTTCTTCACTTCACCGGCGGAGCAGCGCTTACTATCGCAGGGTGGACTCCTGGCGGCAGTGCAAATCGTTTCCGATTCGAAGGCAATGAATTTACCTGGCAGATTACTGATCCGACTGCAGCTAATGCTTGGGCCCGCGTTTAATTTGTTCTTTCTGGAATTTCTGGAAAATTGATTTAAAAAAGAAACACAACGCGTTAGCGTTGTGTTTCTTTTTTTGCACCCATAAGCGCGGGCGGCTGATGCCGGCAGGGCCTGGTCAATGGGTTTTACCCTTTTGCTGAAGCTTCGGATTATATAACTTAAGTTTATTTTGCACTTTAATGAGAATATTCAGCCCTAATCCGATTAATTCATAATTATTAGAAAAAATACATTTTTCATCATATAAAAGATTTCTTAAATATATGACGGCTTTTTCGCTGCCGATCACTCCCAGCGCTTCAGCGACAGCCCTGCGAATGTAAAAATCCAGGCTCTGGTCTTTTAGGGCCTCCAGCAAAGGCTCCACGGCTTTTTCGCTGCCGATCGCTCCCAGCGCTTTAGCGACAGAAACACGAATGGAAGAATCCAGGCTTTGGTCTTTTAGGGCCTCCAGCAAAGGCTCCACGGCTTTTTCGCTGCCGATCGCTCCCAGCGTTTTAGCGACA
This window of the Methylomusa anaerophila genome carries:
- a CDS encoding beta strand repeat-containing protein; this translates as MALSTTTLTVAEVITKAASTDSWVIYGNTGGENITGSAFADTLYGLAGADTLVGGNGDDLIVGGTGNDTLTGGADDDTFRYSYGDGNDSIADFGVATDVDILQFTNIALSNISFNALTAGAAQNITMTGGASIRITNDATANNGNMKVITSDKTFKLYLDNDGAPGVVGGSSLADFVLGGIGGGSTLIGGTAGADTLQGQAGSAGDVYVYRSDLAKVNALGANDTLSAAVLSSDGTTANNTAVEINLYDTKYTGVENVVGGGGRDTLRGSSLAETLDGGNGGDILWGGAGNDSLTGGAGNDTYWFGTGDGLDSIVAIGGGGADGATDADVYNFYDSTFSDLSFAYNGADLVVTVGPVTNYDALNIQAYNNAATNGAKIFQTSDLTFRLLASSAGPIPTGTTAVEYVRDFVGAGGVPLLDGGGGADTVVGGDAGNTFAYYADTARYIGGSSTLDVLTAATSADGVEINLYDTKYSGIEKVTGSTHADTLRGTSLADSLTGGGGADNLWGGAGNDTLTGTAGASDTYWFGTTDGNDTITAAGADASDYIFLYDVSDAHAQITSMGIEGADLVLHFTGGAALTIAGWTPGGSANRFRFEGNEFTWQITDPTAANAWARV